Proteins from a genomic interval of Callospermophilus lateralis isolate mCalLat2 chromosome 1, mCalLat2.hap1, whole genome shotgun sequence:
- the Nampt gene encoding nicotinamide phosphoribosyltransferase isoform X1: MNAAAEAEFNILLATDSYKVTHYKQYPPNTSKVYSYFECREKKTENSKVRKVKYEETVFYGLQYILNKYLKGKVVTKEKIQEAKEVYKEHFQDDVFNEKGWNYILEKYDGHLPIEVKAVPEGSVIPRGNVLFTVENTDPECYWLTNWIETILVQSWYPITVATNSREQKKILAKYLLETSGNLDGLEYKLHDFGYRGVSSQETAGIGASAHLVNFKGTDTVAGIALIKKYYGTKDPVPGYSVPAAEHSTITAWGKDHEKDAFEHIVTQFSSVPVSVVSDSYDIYNACEKIWGEDLRHLIVSRSTEAPLIIRPDSGNPLDTVLKVLDILGKKFPVTENSKGYKLLPPYLRVIQGDGVDINTLQEIVEGMKQKKWSIENVSFGSGGALLQKLTRDLLNCSFKCSYVVTNGLGINVFKDPVADPNKRSKKGRLSLHRTPAGNFVTLEEGKGDLEEYGHDLLHTVFKNGKVTKSYSFDEVRKNAQLNIELEAAPH; encoded by the exons ATGAATGCTGCGGCAGAAGCCGAGTTCAACATCCTCCTGGCCACCGACTCCTACAAG GTTACTCACTATAAACAGTACCCACCCAATACAAGTAAAGTTTATTCCTACTTTGAATGCCGTGAAAAGAAGACTGAAAACTCCAAAGTAAGGAAGGTGAAATACGAGGAAACAGTATTTTATGGGTTGCAGTACATTCTTAATAAGTACTTAAAAG GTAAAGTAGTGACCAAAGAGAAAATCCAGGAAGCCAAAGAGGTATACAAAGAACATTTCCAAGATGATGTCTTTAATGAAAAGGGTTGGAACTACATTCTTGAG AAGTACGATGGGCATCTTCCAATAGAAGTAAAGGCTGTTCCTGAAGGGTCTGTCATTCCCAGAGGAAACGTTCTTTTCACAGTGGAAAACACTGATCCAGAGTGCTACTGGCTTACAAATTGGATTGAG ACTATTCTTGTGCAGTCCTGGTATCCAATCACAGTGGCCACAAATTCTAGAGAGCAGAAGAAAATATTGGCCAAATATTTGTTAGAAACTTCTGGTAACTTAGATGGTCTGGAATACAAGTTACATGATTTTGGCTACAGAGGAGTCTCTTCCCAAGAG ACTGCTGGCATAGGAGCTTCTGCTCATTTGGTTAACTTCAAAGGAACAGATACAGTAGCAGGAAttgcactaattaaaaaatattatggaACAAAAGATCCTGTCCCAGGCTATTCTGTTCCAGCTGCAGAACACAg tacCATAACAGCTTGggggaaagaccatgaaaaagatGCTTTTGAACATATAGTAACACAGTTTTCATCAGTGCCTGTATCTGTGGTCAGCGATAGCTATGACATTTATAATGCGTGTGAAAAAATATGGGGTGAAGATCTAAGACATTTAATAGTATCAAGAAGTACAGAGGCACCACTAATAATCAGACCTGATTCTGGAAATCCTCTTGACACTGTATTAAAG GTTTTGGATATTTTAGGTAAGAAGTTTCCTGTTACTGAGAACTCAAAGGGCTACAAGTTGCTGCCACCTTATCTTAGAGTTATCCAAGGGGATGGAGTAGATATTAACACCTTACAAGAG ATCGTAGAAGGCATGAAACAAAAAAAGTGGAGTATTGAAAATGTTTCCTTTGGTTCTGGTGGAGCTTTGCTACAGAAGTTAACAAGAGATCTCTTGAATTGTTCTTTCAAGTGTAGCTATGTTGTAACTAATGGCCTTGGG ATTAATGTCTTCAAGGACCCAGTTGCTGATCCCAACAAAAGGTCCAAAAAGGGCCGATTATCTTTACATAGGACACCAGCAGGGAATTTTGTTACACTTGAGGAAGGAAAAGGAGATCTTGAGGAATATGGTCAC
- the Nampt gene encoding nicotinamide phosphoribosyltransferase isoform X4 yields MNAAAEAEFNILLATDSYKVTHYKQYPPNTSKVYSYFECREKKTENSKVRKVKYEETVFYGLQYILNKYLKGKVVTKEKIQEAKEVYKEHFQDDVFNEKGWNYILEKYDGHLPIEVKAVPEGSVIPRGNVLFTVENTDPECYWLTNWIETILVQSWYPITVATNSREQKKILAKYLLETSGNLDGLEYKLHDFGYRGVSSQETAGIGASAHLVNFKGTDTVAGIALIKKYYGTKDPVPGYSVPAAEHSTITAWGKDHEKDAFEHIVTQFSSVPVSVVSDSYDIYNACEKIWGEDLRHLIVSRSTEAPLIIRPDSGNPLDTVLKVLDILGKKFPVTENSKGYKLLPPYLRVIQGDGVDINTLQEINVFKDPVADPNKRSKKGRLSLHRTPAGNFVTLEEGKGDLEEYGHDLLHTVFKNGKVTKSYSFDEVRKNAQLNIELEAAPH; encoded by the exons ATGAATGCTGCGGCAGAAGCCGAGTTCAACATCCTCCTGGCCACCGACTCCTACAAG GTTACTCACTATAAACAGTACCCACCCAATACAAGTAAAGTTTATTCCTACTTTGAATGCCGTGAAAAGAAGACTGAAAACTCCAAAGTAAGGAAGGTGAAATACGAGGAAACAGTATTTTATGGGTTGCAGTACATTCTTAATAAGTACTTAAAAG GTAAAGTAGTGACCAAAGAGAAAATCCAGGAAGCCAAAGAGGTATACAAAGAACATTTCCAAGATGATGTCTTTAATGAAAAGGGTTGGAACTACATTCTTGAG AAGTACGATGGGCATCTTCCAATAGAAGTAAAGGCTGTTCCTGAAGGGTCTGTCATTCCCAGAGGAAACGTTCTTTTCACAGTGGAAAACACTGATCCAGAGTGCTACTGGCTTACAAATTGGATTGAG ACTATTCTTGTGCAGTCCTGGTATCCAATCACAGTGGCCACAAATTCTAGAGAGCAGAAGAAAATATTGGCCAAATATTTGTTAGAAACTTCTGGTAACTTAGATGGTCTGGAATACAAGTTACATGATTTTGGCTACAGAGGAGTCTCTTCCCAAGAG ACTGCTGGCATAGGAGCTTCTGCTCATTTGGTTAACTTCAAAGGAACAGATACAGTAGCAGGAAttgcactaattaaaaaatattatggaACAAAAGATCCTGTCCCAGGCTATTCTGTTCCAGCTGCAGAACACAg tacCATAACAGCTTGggggaaagaccatgaaaaagatGCTTTTGAACATATAGTAACACAGTTTTCATCAGTGCCTGTATCTGTGGTCAGCGATAGCTATGACATTTATAATGCGTGTGAAAAAATATGGGGTGAAGATCTAAGACATTTAATAGTATCAAGAAGTACAGAGGCACCACTAATAATCAGACCTGATTCTGGAAATCCTCTTGACACTGTATTAAAG GTTTTGGATATTTTAGGTAAGAAGTTTCCTGTTACTGAGAACTCAAAGGGCTACAAGTTGCTGCCACCTTATCTTAGAGTTATCCAAGGGGATGGAGTAGATATTAACACCTTACAAGAG ATTAATGTCTTCAAGGACCCAGTTGCTGATCCCAACAAAAGGTCCAAAAAGGGCCGATTATCTTTACATAGGACACCAGCAGGGAATTTTGTTACACTTGAGGAAGGAAAAGGAGATCTTGAGGAATATGGTCAC
- the Nampt gene encoding nicotinamide phosphoribosyltransferase isoform X3, translated as MNAAAEAEFNILLATDSYKVTHYKQYPPNTSKVYSYFECREKKTENSKVRKVKYEETVFYGLQYILNKYLKGKVVTKEKIQEAKEVYKEHFQDDVFNEKGWNYILEKYDGHLPIEVKAVPEGSVIPRGNVLFTVENTDPECYWLTNWIETILVQSWYPITVATNSREQKKILAKYLLETSGNLDGLEYKLHDFGYRGVSSQETAGIGASAHLVNFKGTDTVAGIALIKKYYGTKDPVPGYSVPAAEHSTITAWGKDHEKDAFEHIVTQFSSVPVSVVSDSYDIYNACEKIWGEDLRHLIVSRSTEAPLIIRPDSGNPLDTVLKVLDILGKKFPVTENSKGYKLLPPYLRVIQGDGVDINTLQEIVEGMKQKKWSIENVSFGSGGALLQKLTRDLLNCSFKCSYVVTNGLGINVFKDPVADPNKRSKKGRLSLHRTPAGNFVTLEEGKGDLEEYGHDLLHTVFKNGKVTKSYSFDETTS; from the exons ATGAATGCTGCGGCAGAAGCCGAGTTCAACATCCTCCTGGCCACCGACTCCTACAAG GTTACTCACTATAAACAGTACCCACCCAATACAAGTAAAGTTTATTCCTACTTTGAATGCCGTGAAAAGAAGACTGAAAACTCCAAAGTAAGGAAGGTGAAATACGAGGAAACAGTATTTTATGGGTTGCAGTACATTCTTAATAAGTACTTAAAAG GTAAAGTAGTGACCAAAGAGAAAATCCAGGAAGCCAAAGAGGTATACAAAGAACATTTCCAAGATGATGTCTTTAATGAAAAGGGTTGGAACTACATTCTTGAG AAGTACGATGGGCATCTTCCAATAGAAGTAAAGGCTGTTCCTGAAGGGTCTGTCATTCCCAGAGGAAACGTTCTTTTCACAGTGGAAAACACTGATCCAGAGTGCTACTGGCTTACAAATTGGATTGAG ACTATTCTTGTGCAGTCCTGGTATCCAATCACAGTGGCCACAAATTCTAGAGAGCAGAAGAAAATATTGGCCAAATATTTGTTAGAAACTTCTGGTAACTTAGATGGTCTGGAATACAAGTTACATGATTTTGGCTACAGAGGAGTCTCTTCCCAAGAG ACTGCTGGCATAGGAGCTTCTGCTCATTTGGTTAACTTCAAAGGAACAGATACAGTAGCAGGAAttgcactaattaaaaaatattatggaACAAAAGATCCTGTCCCAGGCTATTCTGTTCCAGCTGCAGAACACAg tacCATAACAGCTTGggggaaagaccatgaaaaagatGCTTTTGAACATATAGTAACACAGTTTTCATCAGTGCCTGTATCTGTGGTCAGCGATAGCTATGACATTTATAATGCGTGTGAAAAAATATGGGGTGAAGATCTAAGACATTTAATAGTATCAAGAAGTACAGAGGCACCACTAATAATCAGACCTGATTCTGGAAATCCTCTTGACACTGTATTAAAG GTTTTGGATATTTTAGGTAAGAAGTTTCCTGTTACTGAGAACTCAAAGGGCTACAAGTTGCTGCCACCTTATCTTAGAGTTATCCAAGGGGATGGAGTAGATATTAACACCTTACAAGAG ATCGTAGAAGGCATGAAACAAAAAAAGTGGAGTATTGAAAATGTTTCCTTTGGTTCTGGTGGAGCTTTGCTACAGAAGTTAACAAGAGATCTCTTGAATTGTTCTTTCAAGTGTAGCTATGTTGTAACTAATGGCCTTGGG ATTAATGTCTTCAAGGACCCAGTTGCTGATCCCAACAAAAGGTCCAAAAAGGGCCGATTATCTTTACATAGGACACCAGCAGGGAATTTTGTTACACTTGAGGAAGGAAAAGGAGATCTTGAGGAATATGGTCAC
- the Nampt gene encoding nicotinamide phosphoribosyltransferase isoform X2, whose amino-acid sequence MNAAAEAEFNILLATDSYKVTHYKQYPPNTSKVYSYFECREKKTENSKVRKVKYEETVFYGLQYILNKYLKGKVVTKEKIQEAKEVYKEHFQDDVFNEKGWNYILEKYDGHLPIEVKAVPEGSVIPRGNVLFTVENTDPECYWLTNWIETILVQSWYPITVATNSREQKKILAKYLLETSGNLDGLEYKLHDFGYRGVSSQETAGIGASAHLVNFKGTDTVAGIALIKKYYGTKDPVPGYSVPAAEHSTITAWGKDHEKDAFEHIVTQFSSVPVSVVSDSYDIYNACEKIWGEDLRHLIVSRSTEAPLIIRPDSGNPLDTVLKVLDILGKKFPVTENSKGYKLLPPYLRVIQGDGVDINTLQEIVEGMKQKKWSIENVSFGSGGALLQKLTRDLLNCSFKCSYVVTNGLGINVFKDPVADPNKRSKKGRLSLHRTPAGNFVTLEEGKGDLEEYGHDLLHTVFKNGKVTKSYSFDENLILED is encoded by the exons ATGAATGCTGCGGCAGAAGCCGAGTTCAACATCCTCCTGGCCACCGACTCCTACAAG GTTACTCACTATAAACAGTACCCACCCAATACAAGTAAAGTTTATTCCTACTTTGAATGCCGTGAAAAGAAGACTGAAAACTCCAAAGTAAGGAAGGTGAAATACGAGGAAACAGTATTTTATGGGTTGCAGTACATTCTTAATAAGTACTTAAAAG GTAAAGTAGTGACCAAAGAGAAAATCCAGGAAGCCAAAGAGGTATACAAAGAACATTTCCAAGATGATGTCTTTAATGAAAAGGGTTGGAACTACATTCTTGAG AAGTACGATGGGCATCTTCCAATAGAAGTAAAGGCTGTTCCTGAAGGGTCTGTCATTCCCAGAGGAAACGTTCTTTTCACAGTGGAAAACACTGATCCAGAGTGCTACTGGCTTACAAATTGGATTGAG ACTATTCTTGTGCAGTCCTGGTATCCAATCACAGTGGCCACAAATTCTAGAGAGCAGAAGAAAATATTGGCCAAATATTTGTTAGAAACTTCTGGTAACTTAGATGGTCTGGAATACAAGTTACATGATTTTGGCTACAGAGGAGTCTCTTCCCAAGAG ACTGCTGGCATAGGAGCTTCTGCTCATTTGGTTAACTTCAAAGGAACAGATACAGTAGCAGGAAttgcactaattaaaaaatattatggaACAAAAGATCCTGTCCCAGGCTATTCTGTTCCAGCTGCAGAACACAg tacCATAACAGCTTGggggaaagaccatgaaaaagatGCTTTTGAACATATAGTAACACAGTTTTCATCAGTGCCTGTATCTGTGGTCAGCGATAGCTATGACATTTATAATGCGTGTGAAAAAATATGGGGTGAAGATCTAAGACATTTAATAGTATCAAGAAGTACAGAGGCACCACTAATAATCAGACCTGATTCTGGAAATCCTCTTGACACTGTATTAAAG GTTTTGGATATTTTAGGTAAGAAGTTTCCTGTTACTGAGAACTCAAAGGGCTACAAGTTGCTGCCACCTTATCTTAGAGTTATCCAAGGGGATGGAGTAGATATTAACACCTTACAAGAG ATCGTAGAAGGCATGAAACAAAAAAAGTGGAGTATTGAAAATGTTTCCTTTGGTTCTGGTGGAGCTTTGCTACAGAAGTTAACAAGAGATCTCTTGAATTGTTCTTTCAAGTGTAGCTATGTTGTAACTAATGGCCTTGGG ATTAATGTCTTCAAGGACCCAGTTGCTGATCCCAACAAAAGGTCCAAAAAGGGCCGATTATCTTTACATAGGACACCAGCAGGGAATTTTGTTACACTTGAGGAAGGAAAAGGAGATCTTGAGGAATATGGTCAC